AACTCATGGACCAAGGAAACTTTGCCAAAACGGAAAGCGGATATTTCATGGAGGATGAGGATTCGGAATACGATTTTCTGTATCATATCGTTCCACTGCTGGAGAAGCTGCTTCAGGTGTATGCTACAACGGCGGTAAAGGCGAGGCTCTATGTCGGAAACGCCCCGCCTAAAATAAAGGTAGATGTCGATGAGCGCACAGATTGGCTGGAGTTCCGATTTGAAATGGAAGGTATTCCAGAAAATGAAATTCGTTATTTAATCAGGTCACTCGAGGAAAAGCGGAAGTACCATAAGCTAGCTAATGGAGCACTTATGCCTCTTGAAGGTGTTGATTATGAAGAAATCAATCGCTTCATGAACGAAATGGGCATTCTCAAAGGCGAGATCCAAGGACCGGAGTTCCGCCTTCCCGTATTCAGAGGACTTCATCTAATGGACGTCGAGAAGCAAGGAAATGCTATCCAGCTAAGTAAATCGTTTCGTAAGCTACTGGATAACATGCGTAATCCGGATAATCTTGATTTCCCTCTTCCAGACAATCTCGCTCCTATCCTACGGGATTACCAGAAATACGGGTTCCAATGGCTGAAGACACTTGCTCACTATCGCTTCGGTGGCATTCTAGCGGATGATATGGGGCTTGGAAAGACGTTGCAAAGCATTGCTTTCCTTGTATCCGTTCTTCCCGAGATAAGAGAACAACAGCTGCCAGCGATCATTGTCTGCCCTGCTTCCCTTATGTACAATTGGCGGAATGAGCTGAAGAAGTTCGCTCCAGAAATTCGGGTCGTCATCGCTGATGGGAGCAAAACAGAACGAAGTCACGCGTTGAATCAAGCCTCTGGAGCCGATGTAATCATCACCTCTTACCCCCTCTTACGCAGGGATGTTGAGATGTATGTTGAGCCTTCCTTTCATACGCTTATTTTGGACGAGGCTCAAGCTTTCAAGAACTATGCCACTCAGACGGCACAAGCAGTTAAGATTATTCAGGCCAGATACCGTTTCGCTCTCACCGGAACTCCTGTAGAGAATGCCATTGAGGAGCTTTGGTCCATATTCGACGCCGTGTTTCCTGAGCTGTTTCATAATAGAAGAGCATTTAATGAGTTAACGAGAGAAGCTGTTGCTAAAAGGGTCCGTCCGTTTATTTTACGTAGATTGAAGACTGACGTCCTGAAGGAATTGCCGGATAAGATCGAATCCGTTCAAGCATCCGAGCTGCTTCCCGAGCAGAAAAAGCTTTATATGGCCTACTTGGCTAAGCTTCGCAAAGAAACGCTGAAGCATCTGGACGAAGAAGGCTTTAATAAGAGCCGGATCAAAATTTTAGCCGGATTAACGAGATTGCGCCAGCTCTGCTGTCACCCTGCTCTATTCGTAGAAGGCTATTCTGGAAGCTCAGCCAAATTCGAGCAGCTACTCGAGATTGTGGAGGAATGCCGCAGCTCAGGGAAACGTATGCTTATTTTCTCGCAGTTTACAGAGATGCTTGGCCTTATTGGACGAGAGCTCAGTAATCAAGGCGTATCGTATTTCTACTTGGATGGTAAAACCCCGGCTTTCGAGCGTGTCGAGCTATGCAACAGGTTTAATGAAGGACAACGAGACTTATTCCTCATCTCGCTAAAGGCCGGAGGAACCGGACTCAACCTGACAGGAGCAGACACCGTCATACTCTATGATCTGTGGTGGAACCCTGCCGTGGAGCAGCAAGCGGCTGACAGGGCCCATCGTATGGGACAGAAAAATGTCGTTCAGGTCCTTCGACTCGTTACGCAAGGCACCGTTGAAGATAAAATGTACCTGCTCCAACAAAGAAAGAAGAATCTGATCGACGAAGTGATTCAGCCAGGTCAGGAGTCTTTATCTACCCTAACAGAGCAAGAAATTCGAGAAATTCTAATGATCCAATAATAGTTACTTTAGCCTCGGCCTCAGCCGGGGCTTCTTATTTCTGATGTTTGTCCCAAAAAAATCATTAGGTTTATCCATTGTCTAGAGGGATAAACTCTAATATGATCTGTGTATCGATAATGATTATCATTATCTCCATAAACTAAATCATTGGGGGAAACAAAGCAAGATGAAAACAGCACGTAAATTAGTCGTAACTATTGCAATTGCAACGATGATGGTCGCTTTGCTTGCAGCATGTGGGTCGAATAACAATTCTAACAGCAAAGAAAGTGTCCAACCAAGCAATAGTCCAACAGCTACAACCAATACAGCAGCTGAATCAGCTACGAAATCATTTAATGATTCTAAAGGTCATACCGTTGAAATTCCTGCTACTCCTAAAAAAGTGGTCTATACGGGAATGGATTTGGGAGATCTATTAATATTAGGAGTTAAACCCGCTGGTGCCGCGCTTGGGATTATTGCTCCGCAGGTAGCCTATCCAGACTTATTGGACGGAATCGAAGACATTGGAGATGTTTCGGCTAATCTTGAGAAGGTACTTTCTCTTGAGCCAGACCTCATTCTAATGGATAGCGGCGGCACATATTATGAACCCAAAGAATATGATGAGCTCAATAAAATTGCTCCAACTGTTGCCTACGACAGGCTTACCACCTTCGAACGTGTGCTTAAAATGGGAGATATCCTAGGAAAGACCAAAGAAGCTGAAGAGTGGATCACTTCCTTTAAAGCCAAGGGGGAAGAGCTCAAAAAGCAGCTAGGGGTAACAGATGGTGCAACAGCGACTGTTGTCATTCGGCTAGGTAAACAATTCTATGTCATGGGGAATAGCGGATTCGCCAATATTCTTTATGATACTCTTGGTTACACTCCTACCCCATTAGTCAAGGAAACCTTGATCGATAAAAATGAAAGATTCGCTGATTTATCAAGCGAGCTTATGCCTGAATACACAGGAGATTATCTATTTGTGCTCACGGATGAAGATGAGGCTGCCAGAGCAAGCGCGGATTCTTTTACAAATGAGGCACTATATAAATCACTTAAAGCCGTTGCGAGTAATCAGGTTTACTACATTCCAACGAAATGGAATTTTGATGATCCAATTACTAAGGACAGATTAATTGAAGTGCTTCCTACAATTATGAAATAAAATCTTTATCGATGTATGACTAACGAAAGAGGCTGTCAACTTCATGTTGATAAGCTTCTTTTTTTTCTATACAATTAGCATGTAATTGATAACCATTCTCAATTTGAATTTAGCGGGAGGAACATAATTGGAACAAAATGAACAGAAAGTCCCCTTCCTTCACGATATATTATTTTCCATATGTGCAGTTGGTACATTCGATAGCTGCAGAGATGCAGTAGATATAAGTCCGCTAGAAGGGCATCATGCGATAATTGCTTTTACCAAAGGTAATGGCTCTCTCATCACTGATGAAGCTTCTTTGCATTTTAAACCGGGAATATGCTTGATTGTTCGGCCTGGAGGTCCAATCAAGTTTGATGAGCTAGTTGGAAAAGACATTACTGGGTATTGGATTACCTTTGATATATATCCATTAGGAATGAGCACCCCCTCACCCGGCATGCCTAATTGCTTTCCCTATGGACAGCAGATAAGTCCAACTCCCTTCATTAAATTCGTGGATTTGCTAGAACAGCTTGCGATCAAGCACCACAATGCTAACAGGCTTGATAGCTTTAAGCAGCAAATACGATTGCAGGAGCTAATTGTCTTGTTGTTGGAAAGCCATCAAGCTACGCAAAACCCCACGGATGCCATGCAGGCTGTTGAGCGTTCTGTTGCCTATTTGGAAGATCATTATATTGAAAATATTACGGTCGAGCTGCTATCTCAGCAAGCCGGTGTGCAGCGTTGGGAGTATAGCTCTTTATTTCAAGAAATAACAGGCTTTAAACCCCTAGACTATTTAACTGAAGTGCGGATGAAACGCGCCAAGGAGCTACTGCTGCTATCCAATGCCCCACTTCGAGACATCGCACATCGTGTTGGCTTTAAGGATGAGTATTACTTCAATCGCAGATTCCGGAATGCCATGGGAATTTCCCCCAAGCAATATGCACGTACTCATCAAAGTAGGGTAAGTATTCAAGATTATCAAGGCTCACCCATAGAGCTTCCGCTACAGCAATCAAGGATAGTAGTAACTGGGCATATATTGGGTAATTTATTAGCATTAGGGGTGCGGCCTGTTGGAGCTGATTTAACGGTAATCGGCAAACAGGTCGTATATCGAAATGAGCTTCATAACATTATGGATATTGGCCCAAGTGAGGATTTGGAAAGAATAAAAGCACTAGATCCCGATTTTATTTTTCACTGCTGCACTATCGGTGATGTTACAGATCCCGTAGCCCAAATTGCGCCTACATTAGTAATAAACAGATTGGATTCAAACTTCGATCAGCTGAGGTTAATGGCCACAGTAGTCGGTAAACGACCTCATGCTGAGAAGTGGATTAAGGAATATAAGACTAAATCAAAGGCATTGTGGAGCCAATTTCGGCTAGATATAGGCATAAATGAGACTGTAACGGTTATCGTAGTCGTTGATGGTAAGCTTTACGTCATGGGCAATTATGGGCTATCCTTTACACTGTATCACCCTCTCGCCTTTAAGCCATCTGAGAAGGTTAGAGAAATGATTGAGATGGGGATTGATTTTCGGAAAATATCTACTGAAATGATTG
This portion of the Cohnella abietis genome encodes:
- a CDS encoding DEAD/DEAH box helicase, encoding MSFQLTKRVIKLLCGPFSYERGEVYYHAKKVKIINYDPDASIYEATIKGNMDYAVKAEIDSNGDVTAECTCPAYASYSRKYCKHIAAVLLNIHDLQNAGRSPMRSYSYKLTPDEHLSSEAGRLTPRSTISTARSAIESSAVDTGLTDGMLGLFGSKPLRPSRNRFLADTRELLEVEITCSPFPYGYRKYMFGVELKVGSKRLYIVQKIREFLDRVDRSEPHVFSKHFTYDPTIHSFSKENDEIIRQLIQIYHSEKMYRETSSIYSAHASPLSGERLLLIPPYSWESLYPLLTRAPEVKLEQDNRTYVGIATSDELVPLHFDFDQAKDDSYQLDVQGLDRITVMEPYGIVIAEGKLLKLPADQCKRLSELKQMLEASHKQNVTIARDQMEPFMEQVIPGLMKLGSVRIAQAVSERIVHTPLKANLYLDRVRDRLLAGLEFQYGDIIINPLEATGHRHQTDRILMRDGDKENQILELMDQGNFAKTESGYFMEDEDSEYDFLYHIVPLLEKLLQVYATTAVKARLYVGNAPPKIKVDVDERTDWLEFRFEMEGIPENEIRYLIRSLEEKRKYHKLANGALMPLEGVDYEEINRFMNEMGILKGEIQGPEFRLPVFRGLHLMDVEKQGNAIQLSKSFRKLLDNMRNPDNLDFPLPDNLAPILRDYQKYGFQWLKTLAHYRFGGILADDMGLGKTLQSIAFLVSVLPEIREQQLPAIIVCPASLMYNWRNELKKFAPEIRVVIADGSKTERSHALNQASGADVIITSYPLLRRDVEMYVEPSFHTLILDEAQAFKNYATQTAQAVKIIQARYRFALTGTPVENAIEELWSIFDAVFPELFHNRRAFNELTREAVAKRVRPFILRRLKTDVLKELPDKIESVQASELLPEQKKLYMAYLAKLRKETLKHLDEEGFNKSRIKILAGLTRLRQLCCHPALFVEGYSGSSAKFEQLLEIVEECRSSGKRMLIFSQFTEMLGLIGRELSNQGVSYFYLDGKTPAFERVELCNRFNEGQRDLFLISLKAGGTGLNLTGADTVILYDLWWNPAVEQQAADRAHRMGQKNVVQVLRLVTQGTVEDKMYLLQQRKKNLIDEVIQPGQESLSTLTEQEIREILMIQ
- a CDS encoding ABC transporter substrate-binding protein; amino-acid sequence: MKTARKLVVTIAIATMMVALLAACGSNNNSNSKESVQPSNSPTATTNTAAESATKSFNDSKGHTVEIPATPKKVVYTGMDLGDLLILGVKPAGAALGIIAPQVAYPDLLDGIEDIGDVSANLEKVLSLEPDLILMDSGGTYYEPKEYDELNKIAPTVAYDRLTTFERVLKMGDILGKTKEAEEWITSFKAKGEELKKQLGVTDGATATVVIRLGKQFYVMGNSGFANILYDTLGYTPTPLVKETLIDKNERFADLSSELMPEYTGDYLFVLTDEDEAARASADSFTNEALYKSLKAVASNQVYYIPTKWNFDDPITKDRLIEVLPTIMK
- a CDS encoding AraC family transcriptional regulator; this translates as MEQNEQKVPFLHDILFSICAVGTFDSCRDAVDISPLEGHHAIIAFTKGNGSLITDEASLHFKPGICLIVRPGGPIKFDELVGKDITGYWITFDIYPLGMSTPSPGMPNCFPYGQQISPTPFIKFVDLLEQLAIKHHNANRLDSFKQQIRLQELIVLLLESHQATQNPTDAMQAVERSVAYLEDHYIENITVELLSQQAGVQRWEYSSLFQEITGFKPLDYLTEVRMKRAKELLLLSNAPLRDIAHRVGFKDEYYFNRRFRNAMGISPKQYARTHQSRVSIQDYQGSPIELPLQQSRIVVTGHILGNLLALGVRPVGADLTVIGKQVVYRNELHNIMDIGPSEDLERIKALDPDFIFHCCTIGDVTDPVAQIAPTLVINRLDSNFDQLRLMATVVGKRPHAEKWIKEYKTKSKALWSQFRLDIGINETVTVIVVVDGKLYVMGNYGLSFTLYHPLAFKPSEKVREMIEMGIDFRKISTEMIESYVGDRLFLLVGEDPISVNEAKRLINSPLWRELSPVRKNLVHFMDAKWNYGDSLTLERVLTELPGVLRNSS